The Candidatus Mycolicibacterium alkanivorans genome contains a region encoding:
- a CDS encoding mycoredoxin, with protein MSGNDPQLTMYSTVWCGYCKRLKTALKSAGISFAEVDIEHDPAAARFVMSVNNGDQTVPTVKFADGSALTNPSLKEVQAKLAS; from the coding sequence ATGAGTGGCAACGATCCCCAGCTCACCATGTACAGCACCGTGTGGTGCGGCTACTGCAAGCGACTGAAGACCGCACTGAAATCGGCGGGGATCTCCTTCGCTGAGGTTGACATCGAGCACGACCCGGCTGCGGCCAGGTTCGTGATGTCGGTCAACAACGGCGACCAGACCGTGCCGACGGTGAAGTTCGCCGACGGTTCGGCGCTGACCAATCCGAGCCTCAAAGAGGTCCAGGCCAAGCTGGCCTCCTGA
- a CDS encoding potassium channel family protein, which produces MAKGRLRRRLEAIDENLAAKPDSALVDYLHIPEKFVSPGRRIARRLFYALAALFAAVLIVYLDRDGYRDVRETPLTFLDCFYYATVSLSTTGYGDITPYTETARLINVLVITPLRVAFLIVLVGTTVETLTTASRQALKIQRWRNSVRNHTVVIGYGTKGRTAVAAMIGDGAAPADIVVVDTDQASLDRASAAGLVTVRGDANKSDVLRLAGAQHANSIIVATNSDPTAVLVTLTARELSPKAKIIASVREAENQHLLRQSGADSVVVSSETAGRLLGIATSTPSVVEMIEDLLTPDAGFAIAEREVETKEVGGSPRHLPDLVLGVVREGKLLRVDDPDADALESTDRLLYVRTVGD; this is translated from the coding sequence GTGGCCAAAGGTAGGTTGCGGCGCAGGCTCGAAGCGATCGACGAGAACCTGGCGGCCAAGCCGGACAGCGCGCTCGTCGACTACCTCCACATCCCCGAGAAGTTCGTCAGCCCCGGCAGGCGCATCGCGCGCCGGCTGTTCTACGCGTTGGCGGCGCTGTTCGCCGCGGTCCTCATCGTCTACCTCGACCGCGACGGCTACCGCGATGTCCGCGAAACCCCGCTGACGTTCCTGGACTGCTTCTATTACGCCACGGTGTCCCTGTCGACCACCGGCTACGGCGACATCACGCCGTACACAGAGACGGCGCGCCTGATCAACGTCCTGGTCATCACGCCACTACGGGTGGCGTTCCTGATCGTTCTGGTCGGCACCACCGTGGAGACGCTGACCACCGCGTCGCGCCAGGCTCTCAAGATCCAGCGTTGGAGGAACAGCGTGCGCAACCACACCGTCGTCATCGGGTACGGCACGAAGGGCAGGACGGCAGTGGCCGCGATGATCGGTGACGGCGCCGCCCCGGCCGACATCGTCGTCGTCGACACCGACCAGGCCTCCCTGGACCGGGCCAGCGCCGCCGGGCTGGTCACCGTCCGCGGTGACGCCAACAAGTCCGACGTGCTTCGGCTGGCCGGCGCCCAGCACGCCAACTCGATCATCGTGGCCACCAACAGCGACCCGACCGCCGTCCTGGTCACCCTCACCGCGCGTGAGCTGTCGCCGAAGGCCAAGATCATCGCCTCGGTCCGCGAGGCCGAGAACCAGCATCTGCTGCGGCAATCCGGCGCGGACTCAGTGGTGGTGTCCTCGGAGACCGCCGGGCGTCTGCTCGGCATCGCCACCTCCACGCCCAGCGTCGTGGAGATGATCGAGGACCTGCTGACCCCGGATGCCGGCTTCGCGATCGCCGAGCGGGAGGTCGAGACCAAGGAGGTCGGCGGATCGCCGCGACACCTTCCCGATCTGGTTCTCGGCGTGGTCCGCGAGGGCAAGCTGCTGCGGGTCGACGACCCCGACGCCGACGCCCTGGAAAGCACCGACCGGCTGCTCTACGTCCGCACCGTCGGGGACTGA